One Pseudomonas tolaasii NCPPB 2192 genomic window carries:
- a CDS encoding polymorphic toxin type 47 domain-containing protein, giving the protein MNPSVEQAFPKTNSAYPNGIKIEMDRNEKSFPTEWRVQRGPNRGAEVNIDDPMLVPSKEGQKSPHIGYQTPGKRAGGGARRGHILLELVPVSRAKIGIP; this is encoded by the coding sequence ATGAATCCTTCCGTAGAACAGGCATTTCCAAAGACGAATTCAGCGTATCCAAATGGGATAAAGATCGAAATGGATCGAAATGAAAAGTCATTTCCTACAGAGTGGCGCGTACAAAGGGGTCCAAATAGAGGGGCTGAGGTGAATATTGACGACCCAATGCTTGTTCCAAGTAAAGAAGGCCAAAAATCACCACATATTGGTTATCAAACACCAGGAAAGAGAGCTGGCGGAGGTGCCAGGAGAGGTCACATACTTCTCGAGCTGGTACCCGTCAGTCGAGCAAAAATAGGTATTCCCTGA
- a CDS encoding Imm50 family immunity protein: MKFWNELENAIFFNKVFTYPVEIGKITLFSVTIDNDRPNIGLGFDISELPDAPPKKWVTEGFNTCRIGLDCGGLSDIKIINVPTDEPLRMVITKYENFYHLQANSKTSAIEFRAKYISLCGPSVYINDPDSACY; the protein is encoded by the coding sequence ATGAAATTTTGGAACGAACTAGAGAACGCTATTTTTTTTAACAAGGTATTTACCTACCCAGTAGAAATAGGAAAAATAACACTTTTCTCTGTAACTATTGACAATGACAGACCCAATATCGGTTTAGGGTTCGATATTTCCGAGCTTCCTGACGCACCACCAAAGAAGTGGGTTACGGAAGGATTCAATACATGCCGGATAGGCTTGGACTGCGGAGGACTCAGCGATATAAAAATTATTAATGTTCCTACCGACGAACCGCTGAGAATGGTGATAACCAAATACGAAAACTTTTATCACTTACAAGCCAACTCCAAAACATCAGCCATTGAATTCAGAGCCAAGTATATTTCGCTTTGCGGCCCCTCTGTATATATCAATGATCCGGACTCAGCTTGCTATTAA
- a CDS encoding MFS transporter gives MLFPILLLSAAGFTVLTTEFVIVGLLPSIARDLNVSVSQAGLLVTLFAFTVAAFGPFLTAYFARFPRKRLFISILIMFGVANTVAALAPNIWVMALARLIPALGLPVFWALASETAVDIVGPEYAGRAIEKIGFGIVCATVFGIPVGTLISDLFGWRTAFAILAVVALAKALLLLIYLPVTTPKNDQVTLRAQFKILRNPLMQGHILLSILVFSGMFTAYTYLADILERLAGFDGTLVGWCLMGFGAVGLIGNSLGGRAVDRHPLMASMVFCGFMIAGMVALVPAIHSTIGLAAAMAVWGVTQAALFLVSHVRLMKAAPHAPAFAASLNIAGGNLGIGLGALVGGHVIDTLGLGSLGFAASGFILVAILLALC, from the coding sequence ATGTTGTTCCCCATCCTGCTGCTGTCGGCCGCCGGTTTTACCGTGCTGACCACAGAGTTCGTCATCGTCGGCCTGTTGCCGTCGATCGCCCGGGACCTGAATGTCAGCGTGTCCCAAGCCGGGTTGCTGGTGACGTTGTTCGCCTTTACCGTGGCCGCCTTCGGCCCTTTTCTGACAGCGTACTTCGCGCGTTTCCCACGCAAGCGCCTGTTCATCTCCATTCTGATCATGTTCGGCGTGGCCAATACGGTGGCGGCACTGGCGCCGAATATCTGGGTGATGGCCTTGGCTCGCTTGATTCCGGCTCTGGGTCTGCCGGTGTTCTGGGCGTTGGCCAGTGAGACGGCAGTGGATATCGTCGGCCCGGAATATGCCGGGCGTGCCATCGAGAAGATCGGCTTTGGCATTGTCTGCGCTACGGTGTTTGGCATTCCGGTGGGCACGCTGATCTCCGACCTGTTCGGCTGGCGCACCGCATTTGCCATCTTGGCGGTGGTGGCCCTCGCCAAGGCGTTGCTGCTGTTGATCTACCTGCCGGTGACAACGCCGAAAAATGATCAAGTGACGCTGCGTGCGCAATTCAAGATCCTGCGCAACCCGCTGATGCAAGGTCATATTCTGCTGTCGATCCTGGTGTTCAGCGGCATGTTCACGGCCTACACCTATTTGGCAGATATCCTTGAGCGCCTGGCCGGTTTCGACGGCACGCTGGTGGGCTGGTGCCTGATGGGCTTTGGCGCCGTCGGCCTGATCGGCAACTCCCTCGGCGGGCGTGCGGTGGATCGCCATCCGTTGATGGCGTCCATGGTGTTTTGCGGGTTCATGATCGCAGGCATGGTGGCACTGGTGCCGGCGATTCACTCTACGATCGGCCTGGCGGCGGCCATGGCTGTGTGGGGTGTGACCCAGGCGGCGCTGTTCCTGGTCAGCCATGTGCGTCTGATGAAAGCAGCACCTCACGCGCCGGCATTCGCGGCATCGCTGAACATTGCCGGCGGCAACCTGGGGATTGGCTTGGGCGCCCTGGTGGGCGGGCATGTGATCGACACGCTCGGCCTGGGCAGCCTGGGGTTTGCGGCGTCCGGATTCATTCTGGTGGCAATTCTGCTGGCGCTGTGCTGA
- a CDS encoding glutathione S-transferase N-terminal domain-containing protein yields the protein MNALAAFPINSKWPAQHPERLQLYSLPTPNGVKVSIMLEELGLPYEAHKVSFETQDQLSPEFLSLNPNNKIPAIIDPNGPSGQPLALFESGAILIYLAEKTSQLLPEDPASRYETLQWLMFQMAGIGPMFGQVGFFNKFAGKAYEDKRPRDRYVAESRRLLEVLEKRLLGRTWIMGDDYSIADIATFPWIRNLIGFYESGDLVGIADFPNVLRVLDSFVARPAVIRGLSIPG from the coding sequence ATGAACGCACTCGCAGCCTTCCCGATTAACAGCAAATGGCCCGCCCAGCACCCGGAGCGTTTGCAGCTGTATTCGTTGCCTACGCCGAACGGTGTCAAAGTCTCGATCATGCTTGAGGAGCTGGGCCTGCCTTACGAGGCACACAAGGTCAGTTTCGAGACTCAGGACCAATTGTCCCCGGAGTTTTTGTCGTTGAACCCCAACAACAAAATCCCCGCGATCATTGACCCGAATGGTCCGAGCGGCCAGCCTCTGGCGTTGTTTGAGTCCGGAGCGATCCTGATTTATCTGGCGGAAAAAACCAGCCAGTTGCTCCCTGAAGATCCTGCATCTCGCTACGAGACCCTGCAGTGGCTGATGTTCCAGATGGCCGGTATCGGCCCGATGTTCGGCCAGGTGGGGTTTTTCAACAAGTTTGCCGGCAAGGCCTACGAGGATAAGCGCCCGCGCGACCGCTATGTGGCCGAGTCCCGACGTTTGCTGGAAGTGCTGGAAAAGCGTCTTTTGGGCCGCACCTGGATCATGGGCGACGATTACAGCATCGCCGACATCGCGACGTTCCCGTGGATTCGCAACCTGATCGGATTTTACGAGTCCGGTGATCTGGTGGGCATTGCCGACTTCCCTAACGTGCTGCGCGTGCTGGACAGTTTTGTCGCACGCCCGGCGGTGATTCGTGGCTTGAGTATTCCGGGTTAA
- a CDS encoding PhzF family phenazine biosynthesis protein: MSTFDFKQLDVFSSVALKGNPLAVVLGADRLNDQQMADFANWTNLSETTFLLTPRDPRADYRVRIFTTLKELPFAGHPTLGSCQAWLQAGGVPKGDEIIQECEIGLVRIRRQGEQLAFIAPPLLRSGAVEAPLLERVRLALGLPPEAIVRSQWVDNGAGWLALMLTDRECVLGVRPDYSQLHGLAVGVIAPCDPARDGVDTHFEVRAFIAGDGAQEDPATGSLNAGIAQWLLAQGLAPDRYVVSQGTAIGRAGRLHVERQGDEIWIGGAVAMCIEGRVQL; encoded by the coding sequence ATGTCGACTTTCGATTTCAAGCAACTGGATGTTTTCAGCTCCGTCGCGCTTAAGGGCAACCCGCTGGCGGTGGTGCTTGGCGCGGACCGCCTGAACGATCAGCAAATGGCCGACTTCGCCAATTGGACCAACCTCAGTGAAACCACGTTTTTGCTGACGCCACGTGATCCGCGGGCCGACTACCGGGTACGAATTTTCACCACGCTTAAAGAACTGCCATTCGCCGGGCATCCGACACTGGGCAGTTGCCAGGCCTGGTTGCAAGCCGGAGGCGTGCCCAAAGGTGACGAGATTATTCAGGAGTGTGAAATCGGTTTGGTGCGCATCCGTCGCCAAGGCGAGCAATTGGCATTTATAGCGCCACCTTTATTGCGTTCCGGTGCGGTGGAGGCGCCGTTGCTGGAACGCGTGCGCCTGGCGTTGGGCTTGCCGCCCGAAGCCATTGTGCGGAGCCAGTGGGTCGACAATGGTGCGGGTTGGCTGGCGTTGATGCTCACGGATCGTGAGTGCGTGCTGGGAGTACGTCCCGATTACTCGCAACTGCACGGTTTGGCCGTGGGCGTGATCGCCCCGTGTGATCCGGCCCGTGACGGTGTGGATACGCACTTTGAAGTCCGCGCTTTCATCGCCGGTGATGGCGCCCAGGAAGACCCCGCCACCGGTAGCCTGAATGCCGGTATCGCCCAATGGTTGCTGGCGCAGGGCCTGGCACCCGACCGCTATGTGGTCAGCCAGGGCACGGCGATTGGACGAGCGGGGCGCCTGCACGTCGAGCGTCAAGGCGATGAAATCTGGATAGGTGGCGCGGTGGCGATGTGCATCGAAGGGCGTGTACAGCTCTAG
- the hemB gene encoding porphobilinogen synthase, translated as MTSQFPQARPRRLRRSPELRGLFQETEFTLNDLVLPIFVEEEIDDFVPITSMPGVQRIPEKKLAAEIERYARAGIKSVMTFGVSHHLDASGSDTWKERGLVSRMSSIIKDAVPEMIVMSDTCFCEYTDHGHCGVMHGAHVDNDATLINLGKQAVAAARAGADVIAPSAAMDGQVQAIRRALDDAGFTHIPIMAYSTKFASALYGPFREAGGSALKGDRKSYQMNPMNRREAVRESLLDEQEGADALMVKPAGAYLDIIRDIREASRLPVAAYQVSGEYAMIKFGAQAGAIDEARVVRETLGSIKRAGADLIFTYFAMDLAVAGI; from the coding sequence ATGACCAGCCAGTTCCCTCAAGCCCGACCACGCCGCCTGCGCCGCTCCCCGGAGCTGCGGGGCCTGTTTCAGGAAACCGAATTTACCCTCAACGACCTGGTACTGCCGATTTTTGTCGAAGAAGAAATCGATGATTTCGTGCCGATCACCAGCATGCCCGGCGTGCAGCGAATTCCTGAAAAGAAACTGGCCGCAGAGATCGAGCGCTACGCCCGCGCCGGCATCAAATCGGTGATGACCTTTGGTGTGTCCCACCACCTGGACGCCAGTGGCAGTGACACCTGGAAAGAACGTGGCCTGGTTTCGCGCATGTCCTCGATCATCAAGGACGCCGTGCCGGAAATGATCGTGATGTCCGACACCTGCTTTTGCGAATACACCGATCACGGCCACTGTGGCGTGATGCACGGCGCCCATGTCGACAATGACGCCACGTTGATCAACCTCGGCAAACAAGCCGTGGCAGCCGCCCGCGCCGGTGCCGACGTGATCGCGCCTTCGGCCGCCATGGACGGCCAGGTCCAGGCAATCCGGCGCGCTCTGGATGATGCCGGCTTCACCCATATTCCGATCATGGCCTACTCCACCAAATTCGCCTCGGCCCTCTACGGCCCGTTCCGCGAAGCCGGCGGCAGCGCCCTGAAGGGCGACCGCAAAAGCTACCAGATGAACCCGATGAACCGCCGCGAAGCCGTGCGCGAATCCTTGCTCGACGAACAGGAAGGCGCCGATGCGCTGATGGTCAAGCCGGCCGGTGCTTACCTCGACATCATCCGCGATATTCGTGAGGCTTCGCGCCTGCCGGTGGCGGCGTATCAGGTCAGTGGTGAATACGCGATGATCAAGTTCGGCGCCCAGGCGGGAGCGATTGATGAGGCCCGGGTAGTGCGTGAGACGTTGGGGTCGATCAAGCGTGCGGGTGCGGATTTGATTTTTACGTACTTTGCGATGGATTTGGCGGTGGCGGGGATTTGA
- a CDS encoding RHS repeat-associated core domain-containing protein: MIPVIARFVLVPMNANAPDVEGVLRDFRGCLNTFDEWAESFWGGSTLDVEQVFKVGEEVALVAPASSKTPSRTVIQCKAQGSLTLVHMFESTQFVPIGNTPVMLQAITTDGTPTGMPIHRTIGPSGILEIRDCTRDQHYQITFYPNVSTHHIKALYASYQSLIAGLEFRLRDEWERTFKAQWKDFSKAKPLKRSFMQGAALSAGIFQALYNLWDNITQLFDLLRNIKPNSEKLLRYISQVELDALLKLSSDAIAQGLLILSDEPLLFIYLSAMISWIRLLPPPEMYELLGEITGEILINLFLIWATRGMGLQIRLGARVLGHIKSGRARKWLEMLADQFVGPKLGAHAKTVKPLLLGSMATPIKVIPDAPLKAGDKVISNAVPAVRNKRVQRTALVRQEHIDDVPASGKNPAGDAAAPADKTVTNGCPVSMVTGEELLTLTDGTLDGILPFEWTRLYRTSAVDIDCGLGFGWSHSLAHRLAVAGDSVVWTDHENRITELPLPTDSRPAITNSLAEAAIYLGSSPDELVLAQDSRFYHFRDGTLTAISDAYDNRLQVLRGYSGRVERLDNGVGRSLFLRYKHGRIVAVEYQIQRAEGPGEFVWRTEQTVVSYAYDDAGRLVSATNAAGESEVYRYDDQHVILERQLAGGASFFWAWERSGKAARCVRHWASFSQMDTRYAWGDDGQVTVHNADGSTEVYVHDSRARLVQRIDPDGAEHFKSYDDKGRLTVEQDPLGAVTAYQYDDAGRLVALFPGDDEPTSYEHDNGFVRVVRRGEAAWKYERNDQGDVTRKIDPDGSVTDYSYNKYGQLTGVWYPDHSCHRLVWNERGQLVEEQLPNGGVRRYRYDDLGRQVGREDEYGALTQYQLNSVGRLIRVVLPGGTTREYSYNPYGKITAERDELGHVTRYEYGDGLHLISRRINADGTQVKYRYDNTRLLLTEIENEVGETYRLNYHPNGLIQQETGFDGQRTAYLYDLNGNLQEKTEHGDDGSQLVTRYTRDHAGRLVRKTLPDGKTVDYTYDRQGNLLGVNDGHWALAYEYDSQNRLTAEHQGWGTLRYGYDACGQLKNLRLPDNNRLTFHHGKGGDLSTVDLNGTPLTSHLFKAGRERQRQQGQLISHYGYDEQNRLHAHAVTQQRHDLYERHYHYDKTGNLSRILDTRKGERRYQYDPLARLTRVDHTQDGQERFGHDPAGNLLMQDRPGPDIVAGNRLAIQGDHHYDYDAFGNLIRERRGREHRLITEYRYDCQHRLIGITRPDGQTASYRYDPFGRRISKTVDGKTTEFFWQGDKLIAEHHADRHRSYIYEPDSFRPLALLDGFGPKATQPFYYQLDHLGTPQELTAPNGEIVWSAHYKAYGKISRLDVGKIDNPLRFQGQYFDPESGLHYNRHRYYNPDLGRYLTPDPVKLAGGINAYRYVPNPTGWVDPLGLSANCPPKGRKNLECDRPEELYAPEVSRNGAFKQAKADAGIPRTQHPDPAFDPRLGKTRQYSLVSMRDKQNNEVVNERGMPVMTREYEFTRANGTKVLIQDHGAGHKFFAPEGHGDQPPHFNLRPKERPKNGKLEGAKDHYYFRGKT; the protein is encoded by the coding sequence TTGATTCCGGTTATTGCCAGGTTTGTCCTGGTGCCCATGAATGCCAACGCGCCCGATGTTGAAGGCGTCCTTCGTGATTTCAGGGGTTGCCTGAACACTTTTGACGAATGGGCCGAGAGCTTCTGGGGCGGCTCGACACTGGATGTCGAGCAGGTATTCAAAGTGGGAGAAGAGGTTGCGCTTGTCGCGCCGGCCTCCTCCAAGACTCCAAGCCGTACCGTTATCCAGTGCAAAGCCCAAGGCTCGTTGACCCTGGTGCATATGTTCGAAAGCACCCAGTTCGTGCCCATCGGCAATACGCCGGTGATGTTGCAAGCCATCACCACGGACGGCACTCCGACCGGCATGCCCATTCATCGAACCATCGGGCCCAGTGGCATTCTTGAAATTCGGGACTGTACCCGCGACCAGCATTACCAAATCACCTTCTACCCCAACGTTTCCACACATCACATCAAAGCACTGTACGCGTCTTATCAATCGTTGATTGCCGGGCTTGAATTTCGCTTGCGTGATGAGTGGGAAAGGACCTTCAAGGCGCAATGGAAGGACTTTTCAAAAGCCAAACCGCTCAAACGCAGCTTTATGCAGGGTGCCGCGCTTTCAGCCGGGATTTTTCAGGCGCTTTACAACCTTTGGGACAACATCACTCAACTGTTTGACCTGCTGAGGAACATCAAGCCCAACAGCGAGAAATTGCTGCGATACATCTCTCAAGTCGAACTCGATGCACTGCTGAAACTCAGTAGCGACGCGATTGCCCAGGGCTTGCTCATCCTCAGCGATGAGCCGCTGCTGTTCATTTACTTGTCCGCGATGATCAGCTGGATACGCCTGTTACCGCCGCCAGAGATGTATGAATTACTGGGGGAAATCACCGGCGAGATCTTGATCAATCTGTTTCTGATCTGGGCAACCCGTGGCATGGGCCTGCAGATTCGATTAGGTGCACGGGTATTAGGCCATATCAAGTCCGGGCGGGCGCGAAAGTGGCTGGAGATGCTGGCCGATCAGTTTGTCGGCCCCAAGCTGGGAGCGCATGCCAAGACAGTAAAACCGCTGTTGCTCGGCAGTATGGCGACACCGATCAAGGTGATTCCTGATGCGCCTTTGAAGGCTGGCGATAAGGTGATTTCGAATGCCGTTCCGGCGGTTCGAAATAAGCGGGTTCAGCGGACGGCGCTGGTTCGGCAAGAACACATAGACGACGTGCCTGCCTCGGGCAAAAACCCCGCAGGCGACGCCGCTGCGCCGGCCGATAAAACCGTCACTAACGGCTGCCCGGTGTCGATGGTCACCGGCGAGGAACTGCTGACCCTCACCGACGGCACGCTGGACGGCATTTTGCCGTTCGAATGGACGCGACTGTACCGCACCAGTGCCGTGGACATCGATTGTGGCCTGGGGTTTGGCTGGAGCCACTCGCTGGCGCACCGGCTCGCGGTGGCCGGTGATTCGGTGGTGTGGACGGATCACGAAAACCGCATCACCGAGCTTCCACTGCCCACGGATTCCCGCCCGGCGATCACCAATAGCCTGGCTGAGGCGGCGATTTATCTGGGCTCGTCTCCCGATGAGCTGGTGCTGGCCCAGGACTCACGCTTTTATCACTTTCGCGACGGCACGCTGACGGCGATCAGCGATGCGTATGACAACCGCCTCCAGGTTTTGCGGGGTTATTCGGGCCGGGTTGAGCGGCTGGACAACGGCGTCGGGCGATCGCTGTTTCTGCGCTATAAACATGGCCGCATTGTGGCAGTGGAGTATCAGATTCAGCGCGCCGAGGGGCCGGGCGAGTTTGTCTGGAGGACAGAGCAAACCGTCGTTTCCTACGCCTATGACGACGCCGGACGACTGGTTTCGGCGACCAACGCAGCAGGCGAAAGCGAGGTTTACCGGTACGACGACCAGCACGTCATTCTTGAACGCCAACTGGCCGGTGGGGCGAGTTTCTTTTGGGCGTGGGAAAGGTCCGGCAAGGCGGCCCGATGTGTCCGGCATTGGGCCAGTTTTTCGCAGATGGACACGCGTTATGCCTGGGGTGATGACGGCCAGGTCACCGTCCACAACGCCGACGGCAGCACGGAAGTCTACGTGCATGACAGCCGCGCGCGGCTGGTGCAGCGTATCGATCCGGATGGCGCCGAGCATTTCAAATCCTACGACGACAAGGGCCGGCTGACGGTCGAGCAAGACCCGCTGGGCGCGGTGACGGCGTATCAATACGACGACGCCGGGCGCTTGGTGGCGTTGTTTCCCGGCGACGACGAGCCGACTTCCTACGAGCATGACAACGGTTTCGTACGGGTTGTGCGGCGTGGGGAGGCGGCGTGGAAGTACGAGCGTAATGATCAGGGCGATGTCACGCGCAAGATCGATCCTGATGGCAGCGTTACCGACTACAGCTACAACAAATACGGGCAGTTGACCGGCGTTTGGTACCCCGACCACAGCTGTCATCGGTTGGTGTGGAATGAGCGTGGGCAGTTGGTTGAGGAACAGCTGCCCAATGGTGGGGTCAGGCGGTATCGCTATGACGATTTGGGGCGGCAGGTTGGGCGGGAGGATGAATACGGCGCGCTGACGCAGTACCAGCTGAACAGTGTGGGCCGGCTGATTCGTGTGGTTCTGCCGGGTGGTACGACGCGGGAATACAGCTACAACCCCTACGGAAAAATCACCGCCGAACGCGATGAGCTGGGGCATGTCACCCGCTACGAATACGGCGACGGCCTGCACCTGATCAGCCGCCGCATCAACGCGGACGGCACCCAGGTCAAGTATCGCTACGACAACACTCGGTTGCTGCTGACCGAGATTGAAAACGAAGTCGGCGAAACCTATCGCCTGAATTACCACCCCAACGGCCTGATCCAGCAGGAAACCGGCTTTGACGGCCAGCGCACCGCCTACCTCTACGACCTCAACGGCAACCTGCAGGAAAAAACCGAACACGGCGACGATGGCAGTCAGCTGGTTACCCGCTACACGCGAGACCACGCCGGCCGCCTTGTCAGAAAAACCCTCCCCGATGGCAAAACCGTCGATTACACCTACGACCGCCAAGGCAACCTCCTCGGCGTCAACGACGGCCACTGGGCGCTGGCCTACGAGTACGACAGTCAAAATCGCCTCACCGCCGAACACCAGGGCTGGGGCACCCTGCGCTATGGCTACGACGCCTGCGGCCAACTGAAAAACCTGCGCCTGCCGGACAATAACCGGCTCACCTTCCACCACGGAAAAGGCGGCGACCTCAGTACCGTCGACCTGAACGGCACTCCGCTCACCTCCCACCTGTTCAAGGCAGGCCGCGAGCGCCAGCGCCAGCAAGGCCAGCTCATCAGCCACTACGGCTACGACGAACAAAACCGCCTGCACGCCCACGCCGTCACTCAGCAGAGACATGATCTCTATGAGCGCCACTACCACTACGACAAAACCGGCAACCTCAGCCGCATCCTCGACACCCGCAAGGGCGAACGTCGTTACCAATACGACCCCCTCGCCCGCCTGACCCGCGTCGATCACACACAAGACGGACAGGAACGCTTCGGCCACGACCCGGCGGGCAACCTGCTGATGCAGGACCGCCCCGGCCCGGACATCGTGGCGGGCAATCGGCTGGCGATACAGGGGGATCATCATTACGACTATGACGCGTTCGGCAATCTGATCCGCGAACGGCGCGGGCGTGAACATCGGTTAATCACCGAATACCGCTACGACTGCCAACACCGGCTGATCGGCATCACCCGACCAGACGGCCAAACCGCCAGTTACAGATACGACCCGTTCGGCCGACGCATCAGCAAAACCGTCGACGGCAAAACCACCGAATTTTTCTGGCAAGGCGACAAACTCATCGCCGAACACCACGCCGATCGCCATCGCAGCTATATCTACGAACCCGACAGCTTCCGCCCGCTGGCCCTGCTCGACGGCTTCGGCCCAAAAGCCACCCAGCCTTTCTATTACCAGCTAGACCACCTCGGCACCCCACAGGAACTCACCGCCCCCAACGGTGAAATCGTCTGGTCCGCCCACTACAAGGCCTACGGCAAAATCAGCCGGTTGGACGTCGGAAAAATCGACAACCCGCTGCGCTTCCAGGGCCAATACTTCGACCCCGAAAGCGGCCTGCACTACAACCGCCATCGCTACTACAATCCGGATCTGGGCCGTTACCTGACACCGGATCCGGTGAAGCTGGCGGGTGGGATCAATGCGTATCGGTACGTGCCTAATCCTACGGGGTGGGTGGATCCGCTGGGGTTGAGCGCAAACTGCCCACCGAAAGGTAGGAAAAATCTAGAATGTGACAGACCTGAAGAACTTTATGCTCCGGAGGTTTCAAGGAATGGTGCTTTCAAACAAGCTAAAGCCGACGCGGGAATTCCGCGCACGCAACACCCTGACCCGGCATTTGACCCTAGATTGGGGAAAACAAGACAATATTCATTGGTTTCTATGAGGGACAAGCAAAATAATGAAGTTGTAAATGAGCGAGGCATGCCAGTAATGACGCGAGAGTATGAATTCACTCGCGCCAACGGCACTAAAGTGTTGATTCAAGATCACGGTGCTGGACATAAATTCTTTGCACCTGAAGGACATGGCGATCAACCACCACATTTCAATCTTCGACCAAAAGAAAGGCCAAAAAATGGCAAATTAGAGGGTGCCAAAGATCACTACTACTTTCGAGGTAAAACATGA
- a CDS encoding TerC family protein: protein MDYLLQLAASPTAWIALATLIVMEIVLGIDNLIFISILTNKLPEKHRAKARRIGISMALVLRLGLLSTIAFIVQLTAPVFEVFGQAFSWKDMILIAGGLFLVWKATTEIHHSMDPEPEEKASVSNTVTIGFAAAIGQILLLDLVFSIDSIITAVGMTEHLPIMIIAVVVSVIVMLVAAEPLAKFIHDNPTVVMLALGFLIMIGMTLIAEGFGAHVPKGYVYAAMAFSAAIECLNIARRNRHQRLLAARQ from the coding sequence ATGGACTACCTTTTACAACTGGCCGCCAGCCCCACCGCGTGGATTGCCCTGGCGACCTTGATCGTCATGGAAATCGTGCTGGGCATCGACAACCTGATCTTTATCTCGATCCTCACCAACAAATTGCCTGAAAAGCACCGGGCCAAGGCACGGCGCATCGGTATCAGCATGGCGTTGGTCCTGCGTCTGGGCCTGTTGAGTACCATCGCGTTCATCGTGCAACTGACGGCGCCGGTGTTTGAAGTCTTCGGCCAGGCGTTTTCGTGGAAAGACATGATCCTGATCGCCGGCGGCCTGTTCCTGGTGTGGAAGGCGACCACTGAAATTCATCACAGCATGGACCCGGAGCCTGAAGAGAAGGCAAGTGTCAGCAATACCGTCACCATCGGCTTTGCTGCGGCGATTGGTCAGATTCTGTTGCTCGACCTGGTGTTCTCCATCGACAGCATCATCACTGCCGTGGGCATGACGGAACACTTGCCGATCATGATCATCGCCGTGGTGGTCTCGGTCATCGTGATGCTGGTAGCGGCTGAGCCACTGGCCAAGTTCATCCACGATAACCCGACCGTGGTAATGCTGGCCCTGGGCTTCCTGATCATGATCGGCATGACGTTGATCGCCGAAGGCTTCGGTGCCCATGTGCCAAAAGGCTACGTGTATGCGGCGATGGCGTTCTCGGCAGCGATCGAGTGCCTGAACATCGCGCGACGCAATCGTCACCAGCGTTTGCTGGCTGCCAGGCAGTAA
- the nhaR gene encoding transcriptional activator NhaR has product MLNYRQLHYFWVVAKTGSIVRACEQLNLTPQTISGQISLLEQTYGIALFQRVGRQLELTEAGRQALPYAEQMFQTGNELEAMLRAQPDEQQILFRVGVADVVPKSIVYRLIAPTMELSEPIRITCREDKLERLLADLAIQRLDLVISDSPMPTHLDIKGYSQKLGECGISFFATQALADRYKGNFPQCLQGAPLLIPGAETVVRSRLQRWFAEQQIQPKIIGEFDDSALMQAFGQSGSGVFIAPSVIADEVVRQYGVVLIGQTDAVTESFYAISVERKVKHPGIVAITEGARRELFTTLP; this is encoded by the coding sequence ATGCTCAATTATCGACAACTGCATTACTTTTGGGTGGTCGCCAAGACGGGCAGCATCGTGCGCGCCTGTGAGCAATTGAACCTCACCCCCCAGACCATCAGTGGGCAGATCAGCCTGCTGGAGCAAACCTACGGCATTGCACTGTTCCAACGTGTAGGGCGCCAGCTTGAACTGACCGAAGCCGGGCGTCAGGCCTTGCCCTATGCAGAGCAGATGTTCCAGACCGGCAACGAATTGGAGGCGATGCTGCGTGCGCAACCCGACGAACAGCAGATCCTGTTCCGGGTCGGCGTAGCGGATGTGGTGCCCAAATCCATCGTCTATCGATTGATTGCGCCGACCATGGAGTTAAGCGAACCGATCCGGATCACCTGCCGCGAAGACAAACTCGAACGCCTGCTGGCGGATCTTGCGATCCAGCGCCTGGACCTGGTGATCTCGGACAGCCCGATGCCTACGCACCTGGACATCAAAGGCTACAGCCAGAAGCTGGGGGAATGCGGTATCAGCTTCTTCGCCACTCAAGCATTGGCTGACAGATACAAAGGCAACTTCCCACAATGTTTGCAGGGTGCGCCGCTGTTGATTCCGGGAGCAGAAACGGTGGTGCGCAGCCGTTTGCAGCGCTGGTTTGCCGAGCAGCAGATTCAGCCAAAGATCATCGGCGAGTTCGACGACAGTGCCTTGATGCAGGCATTCGGCCAGTCCGGCAGCGGGGTCTTCATCGCCCCCAGCGTGATCGCTGATGAAGTGGTGCGCCAGTACGGCGTGGTGCTGATTGGCCAGACCGATGCAGTCACCGAGTCGTTCTATGCGATCTCGGTGGAACGCAAGGTCAAGCACCCGGGCATCGTGGCGATTACCGAAGGGGCTCGACGGGAACTGTTTACCACCCTGCCCTGA